From a single Longimicrobium terrae genomic region:
- a CDS encoding AMP-binding protein: MIPQNEFAEARRFLLDRRGDYDAAYEGFQWPTLEHFNWALDWFDAYAAENDAPALHLVDDAGVETVCSFREMSERSNRVANFLRAQGARRGDRLLLMLPNVAPLWEVMLAAIKLGVVIVPTTTQLTVDDLRDRVRRGAIRHVIADAEGAPRLDEVPGAFTRVIVGEERAGWTAYHGAAAHAPVFTPDGETRGGDPMLLYFTSGTTSVPKLVLHTHRSYPAGHLSTMYWIGIREGDVHWNVSSPGWAKHAWSNVFAPWNAGACVFVFSYARFDARRVLDMLVRHAVTTLCAPPTVWRFLINEDLSAWPVRLREVASAGEPLNPEVIERVRAGWGLTIRDGYGQTETTAQIGNPPGQPLRPGSMGRPLPGYRVALLDADGNEGDEGEIALRLDPPPAALMSGYLDDPARTDEAMRGGYYRTGDVATRGEGGYITYVGRTDDVFKSSDYRISPFELESVMIEHPAVAEAAVVPSPDPLRLSVPKAYLVLRPGFEPSRELAAELFRFVRERMAAYKRVRRIEFSDLPKTISGKIRRVELRDAEQAGAHSDGEYRIEDFPELKDS; encoded by the coding sequence ATGATTCCGCAGAACGAGTTCGCCGAGGCGCGGCGATTCCTGCTGGACCGGCGCGGGGACTACGACGCGGCGTACGAGGGCTTCCAGTGGCCGACGCTGGAACACTTCAACTGGGCGCTGGACTGGTTTGACGCGTACGCGGCGGAAAACGACGCGCCCGCGCTGCACCTGGTGGATGACGCGGGGGTGGAAACCGTCTGCTCGTTCCGCGAGATGTCGGAGCGCAGCAACCGCGTGGCCAACTTCCTCCGCGCCCAGGGCGCCCGCCGCGGCGACCGGCTGCTGCTCATGCTGCCCAACGTGGCGCCGCTGTGGGAGGTGATGCTGGCGGCCATCAAGCTGGGCGTCGTCATCGTCCCCACCACTACGCAGCTTACGGTGGACGACCTGCGCGACCGGGTGCGTCGCGGCGCCATCCGCCACGTGATCGCCGATGCGGAGGGCGCGCCGCGGCTGGACGAGGTGCCCGGCGCCTTTACCCGCGTGATCGTGGGCGAGGAGCGCGCGGGGTGGACCGCGTACCACGGCGCCGCCGCGCACGCCCCCGTCTTTACCCCCGACGGCGAAACGCGCGGCGGCGATCCCATGCTGCTGTACTTCACCTCCGGCACCACATCCGTCCCCAAGCTGGTGCTGCACACGCACCGCAGCTATCCGGCGGGCCATCTCTCGACGATGTACTGGATCGGGATCCGCGAGGGCGACGTGCACTGGAACGTGTCGTCGCCGGGGTGGGCCAAGCACGCGTGGAGCAACGTCTTTGCCCCGTGGAACGCCGGCGCATGCGTGTTCGTGTTCAGCTACGCGCGGTTCGATGCGCGGCGCGTGCTGGACATGCTGGTCCGCCATGCCGTCACCACGCTGTGCGCGCCGCCCACCGTGTGGCGCTTTCTGATCAACGAAGACCTGTCTGCCTGGCCCGTGCGGCTGCGCGAGGTGGCCAGCGCGGGCGAGCCGCTGAACCCCGAGGTGATCGAGCGGGTGCGCGCCGGGTGGGGATTGACCATCCGTGACGGATACGGGCAGACGGAAACCACGGCGCAGATCGGCAATCCGCCGGGGCAGCCGCTGCGGCCGGGGTCCATGGGGCGCCCGCTGCCGGGGTACCGCGTGGCCCTTCTGGACGCGGACGGCAACGAGGGTGACGAGGGAGAGATCGCGCTGCGGCTGGATCCGCCGCCCGCCGCGCTGATGTCCGGCTACCTGGACGACCCCGCGCGGACGGATGAGGCCATGCGTGGCGGCTACTATCGCACCGGCGACGTGGCGACCCGCGGCGAGGGCGGCTACATCACCTACGTGGGGCGCACAGACGACGTGTTCAAGAGCTCGGACTACCGCATTTCGCCGTTCGAGCTGGAGAGCGTGATGATCGAGCACCCGGCCGTCGCCGAGGCGGCCGTGGTGCCGAGCCCTGATCCGCTGCGGCTTTCCGTCCCCAAGGCGTACCTGGTGCTGCGCCCGGGATTCGAACCGTCGCGCGAACTGGCGGCCGAACTGTTCCGCTTTGTGCGCGAGCGGATGGCGGCGTACAAGCGCGTGCGGCGCATCGAGTTCAGCGATCTTCCCAAGACCATCAGCGGCAAGATCCGCCGGGTGGAACTGCGCGATGCCGAACAGGCCGGCGCGCATTCCGATGGCGAGTACCGGATCGAAGACTTCCCGGAACTCAAGGATTCCTGA